ACGCCATATTCGGCTTTCGAATTAGTGAAGAAATTAAAATTGGCTGTAAAAATACCATTATGTTTGCATGCTCATTGTACTAGCGGAATAGCTTCTATGACATATTTAAAGGCTGTTGAAGCAGGAGTAGATATTATTGACACTGCAATTTCTCCCTTTTCAGAGGGCGCATCACAACCACCTACAGAGTCGATGGTCCTTACTTTAAAAGAGAGTCCACGCGATCCTAAATTAGATATTAATTTATTAGGTGAAATAGCAGACTATTTTAGACCTATAAAAGAGAAATACAGAGAAAATGGAATACTAAATACAAAAGTTATGAATGTAGAGCCTAGAATTATTACATATCAGGTTCCTGGAGGCATGTTATCGAACCTTTTATTAGAGCTTAAGGAGCAGGGGGTTGAATCTAGATATAAAGAAGTCCTTACAGAGATACCTAGAGTGAGAAAAGATTTAGGATATCCACCTTTAATTACGCCTCTTATTCAAATGGTAGGGACTCAAGCAATATTTAATATACTATCTGGCGTCCGATATAAAATAATTCCAAAAGAATTAAAAGATTATGTTAAAGGACTTTATGGAAGTCCATCAACACCTATAAAAGATGAAATAAAGACAAAAATCATAGGGAACATGAAAATTATAACTCAAAGACCAGCAGACTTATTAGAGCCGGAGATGGACAAATATAAAAATGAAATTGGAGATTTGGCCACTACTTATGAAGATGTGATATCATATGCTTTATTTCCAAGAAGTTCAAAAAAATTCTTTGAGGACAGGTTAAGTGATAATATAAACAGTGGTACTTGTGATACTTATAAGGAAATAATAACAAATTGTAAAATACAAGAAATAAATGCAATAGATGAAGAAGAGAGAATAGTAGTAGCACTTGTAGCATCGGCTATGGCAGCGCGCGATAACCCGAATTCGGAGTTTAGAATATCAAAAATCAAAAGAATAAAATGATGAGTATAATTTAGCTAGGAAGGTGTTAATAATATGAAAAAATATATGATAACGCTAAATGATAAAATTTATGAAGTAGAAATAGAAGAAGTAATAGAGCCAATTGTGGAAGAGAAGACAACCATAACACAAAATAGCAATATTATTTCTATAGATGATTTAGGTGCCGTTTAGAACCATATACTTTGTGCAAAAAAACTGGTAAAACAAAAAACACTGCACCCAGGGGGACCTGGACTGCTCACTGTCAAGTAGACAGGGGAAATAATAAAATTGACTTAAACGGCTAAAGCCCTAAATTTAATTGGGCTTTAGCCGTTTAATTTTTTTTAATTTCATGTAAGGTTATTTTGTTGATAATTATGTCAATAATTATGTAATATGAACTAGGAAATAAAAAAGGTAAGGGTGATAATATGGCAATACAAATTATGTCAGCAGCATTTACAGGAATTAAAGGCGTTATAGTTACCGTTGAAATTGATATAACTAGGGGACTGCCCGCCTTAAATATCGTCGGACTTGCAGATATATCTGTTAAAGAATCAAAAGAACGAGTACGTTCTGCAATACTGAATTCAGGATTTGATTTCCCGGTAAATAGAATAACTATAAATCTAGCACCAGCTGATTTAAAAAAAGAAGGATCGTTATTTGATTTACCAATAGCGATAGGCATTCTTCTTGCAACTAAACAAATAAATGTTAATGATATTAATGATTATCTTTTTATTGGAGAATTATCATTATCAGGTAAATTAAAAAAAGTACGTGGAGCCTTACCTGTAGTTATGGAAGGAATTGAAAATAAGATTGAAAAATTTATAGTTCCGACATACAATGCAAGAGAATGTAGCCTTGTTAAATCTGCAAAGATATTTCCTTTGGATGATTTAAAACAAGTAGTAGACTTTTTAAATTATAAAGATTTAATGCCTTATGAGAGAGGTAAAGATATAGAAATATTAATTAATGAAGAGTTAGATTATGAGGATGTTATGGGACAAGAAAGTTCAAAACGTGCTATTGAAGTAGCAGCTGCTGGGGGACATAATCTAATTATGTATGGGCCGCCGGGCTCTGGTAAATCAATGATGGCAAAAAGAATTCCTAGCATATTACCGTCTTTAAGTCAAGAGGAGTCACTCGAGGTTACAAAAATCTATAGTGTTTCCGGAAAGCTTGGCAATAATGAAGGGATCGTTTTGCAACGACCATTTAGAAGTCCTCATCATACTATATCACGTATTGCTTTAGTTGGTGGTGGAAATAAAATAATACCTGGAGAAATTTCTTTAGCTCACACGGGGGTATTATTTCTAGATGAAATATTAGAATTTAAAAAAAATGTCTTAGAAGTGTTAAGGCAACCTTTAGAGGAGAGAAAAATCACTATTTCAAGAGTTAATGGAACTATAGAATATCCATCTAATTTTATGTTTGTAAGTGCATTAAATCCATGCCCTTGCGGATACTATGGATCTTACGTGCGGCAATGTAGTTGTAGTGAATATGAAAGAAGAAGGTATTTGAGTAAGCTTAGTGGGCCACTACTAGATAGAATTGATATATTTACGGCAGTTAATTTTTTGCCTTATAATAAAATAATTAGTAGAAAAAGCAGTGAAAAATCTAGTGTTATTAAAAAAAGAGTTATCGAGGCAAGAAATATTCAAGAGAAACGTTTTAGTACGGAAGAAATTCACTGCAACGCAGAGATGAACCAAAAGTTAATTAAAAAGTATTGCCATATAGATAAAAAAGCAAGTAAAATTCTTGAATTAATGTACAATAAATTTACTTTAAGTACAAGGGCTTATTCAAGAATCATTAAAGTATCTAGAACTATAGCAGATCTAGATGGAAGTGAAAATATCTTAGATAAACATATTATTGAGGCAGTGCAATATAGAAAATTTATTGATGAACAAATAGTTTGATTATTAATATAAGTTGTTATAAAAAATATATACAGGAGGTATAGCAAAAGGATGAATGACTACGATATATGGTTCTCATTAGTTAAATTATCCCCAAAAATAAAACTGAAATTGATAAATGATTTCCATAATACTCAGCAAATATGGTATTATGGTGTACGTAATAAAAAAACAGAATATTTTAATAATACTTTAATTAATGTCCTGACAAATGCTTGGAGTGATAAAGAAATTGATAATGTACGAAGAAATTTAGAAACTAATGAAATAAAATCCATACAGTACTACGAGGCTGAGTATCCTCAAAAATTAAAAAGTTATGATGATGCACCATATACATTGTTTTACAAAGGCAACATAATGCCATTAAATGAAGGGTATAACATTTCTGTAGTGGGATCTAGAAAGTATTCAAATTACGGAAAGGATGTTACTAAAATTATATGTTCAGATTTATGCGCAAGTAAAGTTAATATTATCAGTGGCATGGCTAAGGGCATTGACACGTTTGCTCACGAGAGTTGTCTTACGAATGAGGGATACACTTGTGCAGTTTTAGGATCAGGACTTGATGTAATATATCCTAAAGAAAATTCTAAAATATTTAATGAAATAGTTCAAAAGGGTGCTGTTATTTCGGAATTCTTACCAGGAACGCCACCATATGCTTATAATTTTCCTCAAAGGAATAGAATTATAAGTGCTCTTGGTGATATTATTATTGTAATAGAGGCTGGCGAGAAAAGTGGTTCTTTAATTACTGCAAATTTAGCACTTGAGCAAGGTAAGGATGTCATGGCTGTGCCTGGATCTATATTTTCATTCGAAAGTAAAGGAACAAATAAGTTAATTAAAGATGGAGCATTCCCACTTACATCTAGTAATGATATATTTGAAATACTTGGAATAGATATTAAAACTAAAAAAAATGCCACTGTAAGGTCTTTAAATAGTAAGCTTAGTGAAAAAATATATAGCATTATAAGCGATAGTCCATTACATATTAATGACATTATTAGAATAACTAGCATTGACATAAAACAATTATATGAGGTATTATTTGAAATGCAGATTAAAAATGAAGTATTATGTCTATCAGGAAACTATTATGTAAGAGTAAATGACAAAATATAAGTAAATATAAGTTAATTATATTAGAATACATTGATGGAGGGGATAAGATGGGACAAAAACTTGTTATAGTTGAGTCACCTGCAAAAGCTAAAACCATAAAGAAATATTTAGGTAGTAGTTATGTAGTAGAAGCGTCCATGGGACATGTTAGAGATTTACCTAAAAGCCAATTGGGTGTTGATATCGACAACAATTATGAACCTAAATATATAACTATCCGTGGTAAAGGTGAACTTTTATCTAAACTAAGAAAAGCAGCTAAAAAAAGCGATAAAATTTATTTGGCAACAGATCCTGATAGAGAAGGTGAAGCTATTGCGTGGCATTTAGCAAAAGCATTAAAGATAGATGAAAAAGATAAATGCAGGATAGAATTTAATGAGATAACAAAAACGGCGGTTAAAAACGCTATAAAATCTCCAAGAGTAATAAATGCAACACTTGTGGATGCTCAACAAGCAAGGCGTATACTTGATAGACTAGTTGGATATGAGATTAGTCCTATACTTTGGAGAAAAGTTAAATGGGGATTAAGTGCAGGAAGGGTTCAATCAGTTACCCTTAAAATAATTTGTGATAGGCAAAAAGAAATAGAAAAATTTATAACTAAAGAATATTGGACTATAGAATGTGAATTATATAAAGAAGGGGATCCTCAGAAATTAAGTGTTAAGTTAAATTCAAAGTGTGGAGAAAAGTTTGAAATAAATTCTAAGGAAGAAAGTGAAAAGGTTATTAATAACCTTAGTGAAAAAGAATTTGTTGTAAGTAAAATAAAAAAATCATCTAAAATTAAGAATCCACTACCACCATTCATAACGAGTACACTTCAGCAAGATGGTTATAGGAAACTTAACTTTGCAACAAAACGAACTATGTCTATTGCTCAACAACTATATGAAGGTATGGAAATAGAGGGACATGGAACAGTAGGGTTAATTACATATATGAGGACCGATTCCACAAGAATTGCAGAGGAAGCTCAACAAAGTGCAAAAGACTTTATTTGCAGCAAATATGGTGAAAAATACTATCCAAGCACACCAAGAATATTTAAAAGTAAAAAAAATATACAAGATGGTCATGAAGCTATTAGACCATCTAATATTGAAATAACACCAGAAGTTGCTAAGAAAACACTTAAAGCTCCACAATACAAATTATATACATTGATTTGGAATAGATTCGTAGCAAGTCAAATGGAAACATGTTTACTTGATACTGTATCTATAGATATACAAAATGGAGATTATAGTCTTAAAGCATCTGGGTCTAAAGTAGCTTTTGATGGATTTAGAAAAATTTATGGTGAAGATTTAGAAGATGAAGAAAATAATCTAAAGTTTCCAGAACTTAATAAAGAAGATATTTTACACAGTGAAAAAACTGAAGGAAAACAGCATTTCACTTTGCCACCTGCAAAATTTTCTGAGGCATCTCTTGTAAAAACATTGGAAGAAAATGGTATAGGTAGACCTAGTACTTATGCACCAATTATTTCTACTCTTCTTAATAGAAAATATGTGGAAAAAGATAATAAAGCGTTAGAAGTAACGGAAATTGGGAATATTGTAAATAATATTTTAAGTGAATACTTCAAACAGATAGTGGATATAGAATTTACGGCACAAATGGAAAATAATTTAGATTATGTAGAGGAAGGGAAAGAAAAGTGGCAAAACATAGTTAATAATTTTTTTACACCGCTTAAAGAAGATATTGAAATTGCAGAGAAAGAGATAGCAAAAATTACAATTGAAGATGAAGTTACAGAAGTAGAATGTGATAAATGTGGAAAGTTCATGGTAATAAAACACGGAAGATTTGGTGATTTTTTAGCGTGTCCTGGTTATCCAGAGTGTAAAAATACAAAAGCAATTACTAAGGAACTAGATGTTCCCTGTCCCAAATGTGGTGGAACAATTTTAGAAAGAAGAAGTAAAAAAGGAACTAAATTTTTCGGCTGTAGTAATTATCCTAAATGTGATTTTGTAAGTTGGCATGAACCAACTGATATAAAATGTTCAGAGTGTGGAACATATATGGTTAAACGATATAGTAAAACTAAAAGTGATTATATGGAATGTTCAAATGCAGAATGTAAACATAAGGAATATAAAGAGGAAGAAAATAATGAGGAAAATAGCGAAGATAAGAAAAATTAGGATAACAAGTTAAAGAACAAAAGATATTGGATAAAAAGAATGTCGAAATATATATTAATACTGTTGATATAGCATGAATGTTGTGATAGTATTATAAACGAAACGATTCTAAAAATTTAAAATATTTTGAATTGTACTTATTCTAAAGTAAATTGACTTTGTGAATTTGTTTAAATAATATAGGTTGTATTTTATAACAAAAACGAGGAGGAATATTGTGTCATTATTAGATAAAACGAGAATGTTGAATAAAATATTGCAAAAATCCGGAACAGAACCAGTAGTTTTTGATGATATATGTAATTTATTAAGCGATGTATTGCAATGTAATGTATATATTATTAGTAGAAGAGGAAAAATATTAGGTTATGATTTATCAAGTGGGTTTGAATGTGAAGTTGTAAAGGACGAAATCATAAAAAATATGAGGTTTCCAGAGGATTACAATAACAGCTTGCTTAATATTAATGAAACGAAAGCTAATCTCACAAATGAAAAAATTTGCGTATTCCAAGATGATAAGGAATGTGGAGTAGAGAACAAAATGACTACTATAGTACCAATAAACGGTAATAGGGAAAGATTAGGTACTCTTTTACTTTCGAGATTTGATCAGATGTTTACAGAAGATGATTTAGTTTTAGTTGAATATAGTGCTACAATAGTTGGTCTTGAAATTTTAAGGGCTAAAAATGATCTGATAGAAGAAGAAGCAAGAAAAAAAGCAGTAGTGCAACTTGCTATTGGAACGTTATCTTATTCAGAGCTTGAAGCAGTACAACATATATTTAATGAATTAGATGGCAGTGAAGGATTACTCGTAGCGTCTAGAATAGCAGACAAAGTTGGAATAACTAGATCTGTTATAGTTAATGCATTAAGAAAATTTGAAAGTGCAGGAGTAATAGAATCAAGATCACTTGGAATGAAAGGTACACATATTAAAATATTAAATGAGAAATTAATGGATGAACTAAAAAAAATAAAATAGTCTAAGGCAGAACAGTTTTGTTCTGCCTTAAAAAAATCAAATTAATAAAGTATAAATATGTATGAAATGAGAATATTAATAAGTAAAGTATTCTTTTAATTCAATAAAAGATTTAATTATATTAAAGATTTTTATTGAATACATTATTACCTTATGTTATACTACAAAAGTGAGAAAATACACACATTGCTTAATTATTGAAGGGTGCCAATATTTGGTCTTTAATAAGATGATGGTAATGGAGGTAAAAACCAGGGAGGTTATTATTAATGGCAGTTATATCAATGAAACAATTATTAGAAGCAGGTGTACATTTTGGACATCAAACAAGAAGATGGAATCCTAAAATGGCTCCGTACATATTTACAGAAAGAAACGGAATATATATCATCGATTTACAAAAAACAGTTAGAAAAATAGATGAAGCATATGATTTCATTAAATCAGTATCTGAAGAAGGTAAGGATGTTCTATTTGTAGGTACAAAAAAACAAGCTCAAGAAGCTATTAAATTTGAATCTGTAAGAGCAGGAATGCATTTTGTAAACAATAGATGGTTAGGTGGAATGTTAACTAACTTTAAAACAATCAAAACAAGAATAGCAAGATTAGAAACATTATACAAAATGGAAGAAGATGGAACATTTGAAGTTCTTCCTAAAAAAGAAGTTAGTCATCTTCTAAATGAAAGAGAAAAACTAGAAAAAAATCTAGGTGGAATTAGAAGCATGGATGCAAATAAAATTGGAGCTCTATTTGTTGTAGACCCAAGAAAAGAAAAAAATGCTATTTCTGAAGCTAAAATTCTTGGAATCCCTGTAGTTGCAATAGTCGATACAAACTGTGATCCAGATGAAGTTGATTATGTAATTCCAGGTAATGATGATGCTATAAGAGCAGTTAAATTAATAACTGAAAGATTAGCTGATGCTATTATAGAAGGAAGACAAGGCGAACAATTAACTGAAGAATAGTAATTGTATTTATCTAATAAAATAATTATGGTATAACAGTGAGGGGTAGGTGGAAGTTAATTCTTTCATTTACCTTTTAAACTAGATAGGAATAGGAGGAATTAATAATGGTTACTGCAAGCATGGTTAAAGAGTTAAGAGAAAAAACTGGAGCAGGAATGATGGATTGTAAAAGAGCTCTAAGTGAAACAGATGGTGATGTGGAAAAAGCGATTGAACTTTTAAGAGAAAAAGGGTTGGCAGCAGCTGCAAAGAAATCTGGAAGAATAGCCGCAGAAGGAATAGTATGTACATATATTTCAGAAGATATGAAAGTTGGAGCAGTAGTCGAAGTTAACTGTGAAACAGACTTTGTTGCCATTAATAATGAGTTTGTTACTTTAGCAAATAATACAGCGAAACAAGCAGCACAAACTAATTCGACGACTATTGAGGAATTCACTTCTGAAAAATGTATGTCTGATGAAACAATTACTATTAATGATGCAGTTACAGCTTTAATAGCAAAATTAGGCGAAAATATGTCTGTAAGAAGATTTCAAAAATTTTCTATTGAAAATGGTGTTGTTCAAAGCTATGTTCATGGTGGTGGAAGAATAGGCGTCTTAGTGGAACTCTCATGCGAAAAGCAAGATGATGTGTTAATTACGATTGCTAAAGATGTTGCAATGCAAATTGCGGCTGCTAGTCCTTTATTTTTAGATAATACATGTGTTGATAAAGATACTTTAGAAAAAGAAAAAGAAATATATAGAGTTCAAGCAATAAACGAAGGAAAACCAGAAAAAATTGTAGAGAAAATGGTTATGGGTAGAGTTAATAAATACTTCAAAGAAGTTTGTTTACTTGAACAAGTATGGGTTAAGAACGCTGACTATACTATTACTAAATACCTTAAAGAAGAATCAAAAAAACTTGGTGCTGAGATAAAGGTAACAAGATTTGAAAGATTTGAAAGAGGAGAAGGTATAGAAAAGAAAGAAGAAAATTTTGCAGAAGAAGTACAAAGACAAGTGCAAGGTAAATAGAAATTAAAGGGAACACAAAGTGTTCTCTTTTTTAAAATAAGGAATACTTTAAATCAGGAGGTACAATGTTTATGGAGGTTGCTAAATACAAAAGAATTATGTTGAAAATTTCAGGAGAAGCTTTAGCTGGTGATACAGGATTTGGAATAGATTTTGAATTCACGAATGTTATAGCACTTCAAATAAAGGAACTAGTTAAGTTAGGTGTTGAAATAGGAATAGTTGTTGGGGCTGGGAACATATGGCGTGGTAGAAGCGGAGATGGTATGGACAGGACTACTGCAGATTATATGGGGATGATGGCAACTTGTATTAATGCATTAGCACTTCAAGATTCTTTGGAAAATATAGGCGTAAATACTAGAGTACAAACTGCCATTGAGATGAAGGCAGTAGCAGAACCATTTATAAGAAGAAAAGCTATGAGGCATTTGGAAAAAGGAAGAGTTGTTATATTTGCAGCTGGGACAGGTAATCCATATTTTTCAACAGATACAGCAGCAGCACTTAGGGCAGCAGAAATAGAGGCTGAAGTAATACTCCTTGCTAAAAAGGTTGATGGAGTATACGATAAAGATCCACACATATATGATGATGCAAAAAAATTCGATAAACTTAGTTATATTAATGTGCTTGAAAAAGGACTTCAAGTTATGGATTCTACGGCTACATCATTATGTATGGACAACAATATACCTATATTAGTTTTTGGACTTGATAAACCAGAAAACATAAAAAAAGCAGTCTTAGGTGAAAAAATTGGGACTTTAGTATCTGATTCTGCTAAATAACCAATACAAAATGGAGGGAATTCTATGATTAAAGAAATTATTAGTATTGCTGATGAAAAAATGAAAAAGACGATTGCAGTTTTGAAACATGAGTTATCAAGTATGAAGGCAGGAAGAGCAAATTCTGCAATGCTGGATAGAATTAATGTTGAATGCTATGGTAGTCTCGTGCCATTAAGCCAAATTGCAAACATATCAGCACCTGAAGCGAGAGTATTATTAATTCAGCCATGGGATAAATCTTCTATGAAAGAAATAGAAAGAGCTATATTAAAATCTGATTTGGGATTAAATCCATCAAATGATGGAATATCAATGAGATTAATTATTCCAGAGCTTACGGAAGAAACAAGAAAAAATTTAATGAAGAATATTAAGAAAACCGGAGAAGAAGGCAAAGTAGCTATAAGGTCTATAAGGCGAGATGCTAATGATAAAATTAAAGCATTGAAAAAAAACAGCGAAATTTCTGAAGATGAAGTTAAAAAAACAGAAGATATCATCCAAAAAGAAACAGATAAATTTATTAAAGAAGTAGATAAAATAATTGATACTAAAGAAAAACAAATAATGTCAGTTTAGTCCTTAATTTTAAATAGAACCTGCATTTATGCAGGTTCTATTTAAAATTATACTATAACTAGTAAAAAGGAGAGAATTTTATTGAAAAAATTATTCGCTTTCTTAAAAAAGAATAAAGATATGAGTAATGAAACAAACTTAGATATGACTAAAATACCTAAGCATATTGCAATTATAATGGATGGAAATGGTAGATGGGCAAAAGAGCGTAATTTGCCTAGAGCACTTGGACATAAGGCCGGTGTTGAAGCAATTAGGAAGATTGTAAAAGAATGTGACAGGTTAGGGGTTAAATATTTAACATTATATGCATTTTCAACTGAGAATTGGAATAGACCTGTAAAAGAAGTTGATTCTTTAATGAAGTTGTTAGTGGAGTATTTAAAAAAAGAAGTCGAAGAATTAAACGTTAATGATGTTGTTGTTAATTCTATTGGTAATATTTCGAAATTGCCTTTGATATGTAGAGAAGAATTAAATAATGCATATGAAAAAACAAAAAATAATAAGGGATTGATTTTAAATCTTGCTTTAAATTATGGAGGAAGAAGTGAAATAGTAGATGCTGTAAAAGAGATTTCATCGGATTTAATTAATAAGAAAATATCTAAGGATCAAATAAATGAAGATTTATTTTCAAAATACATGTATACAAGTAAAATGCCTGATCCAGATCTAATAATAAGGCCAAGTGGTGAGTTAAGATTAAGTAATTTCTTGCTTTGGCAGGGTGCATACTCAGAACTTTGGTTTTCAGACATTAATTGGCCGGATTTTCATGAGAAGCAGCTACAAAGTGCAATAATGGATTATCAAAAAAGAGATAGAAGATTTGGAAAGGTTAAATAGGGGAGAAAGTCATGAATAATAGGTATATAGGGGCTCTTGTTTTAGCTCCATTCATAATATTTTTATTTTTAGGTGGGGTGTATTTAAAATATATTGTAATGGTAATTTCACTTTTTGGTATGTACGAGTTCTATAAAGTTTCTAGAAAAAAACATTATAAGCCAATTGCACTTATAGGATATGGGTTATGCATAGTATATTACTTAAATATGAACAAGAATTTTTCACAAAGTTTTAATATATATATTTTAATTGCAACAATTTTCTTGCTATTATGTATTCCTGTGGTTTATACAAGTTACAATTTTGTAGATGTTGCGCTTACCTTATTTGGATTCTTGTATGTAGCAGTATTTTTTAGTTTTATAGTGTTTATAGACAATAAAGCTTATGGTCAATATTTAGTATGGATTATATTCATTTGTTCATGGGGATGCGATACTTTGGCTTATTATTCTGGAAGGATTTTAGGCAAAGGAGGCAAACATAAGCTTTGCCCTAAAGTTAGTCCTAATAAAACAATAGAGGGGTCGATAGGTGGCTTACTTGGGAGTACTATAGGATGTATGATTTATGGATATGTTATTTCAAAATATGGCGTGCATATAGAATTATATCATTATGCTATAATTGGTGTTTTATGTGGCGTTTTTGGACAGTTTGGAGATTTAATTGCATCATCGATAAAGAGATATGTAGGAGCTAAGGATTACAGTAATCTTATACCGGGACATGGTGGGATTTTAGACCGTTTTGATAGTATTTTATTTGTGTCTGTGGTAGTATTTTATTATATTACATTTATAATAAAGATATAAATTTATATAGTTTATTGCTTAAGAAAATCATATATTGGGCAGGATGCAAAAAAAATTCAGAGTGAATTGGCATTGATGACTTTATATGATTTTATTATTACATAAAGCATTAAAAAAATAACGGTGTTATATTTTATATTAATATCTGAACTTAATAATGAATATTATTACAAATAATAGCTTGCTATAAAGAATGTTACAAATTGTATATTGTAGTAAGTACTTTATTTTAATAGCTAACTATGTTATATTTAATACTGCGAATATGCAAAAAAATAGAAATAAATTGAAGATATTAACATGATATTTTATTTATTGTTTGAGACATAATTACATACAGTGGCATAGCTTTAATATTTTTAATTTTGATGACATAATAATTATAAATTGTAACATTATAGGGATGGGGAGATTAAATGAAAAAACTTACTATTTTAGGAGTTACGGGATCAATTGGAACTCAAACTTTAGATGTTATTCGATCGGATATTAAAAACTTTATTATTATAGGGATTTCTGCAAATACTAATTATGAGAAAATTATTCCTATCATAGAGGAATTTAAACCTAAATATGTTGCCATGATGGATGAGGAAGCTTCACTAAAACTTAAAAAATATTGTGACTTAAATAAATATTCAACGGAAATATTGCATGGATTAGATGGCTTAAATTATATAAGTACCTTAACTGAAGTTGATCTTGTAGTAACTTCAGTTGTAGGA
This window of the Clostridium estertheticum genome carries:
- the tsf gene encoding translation elongation factor Ts, translated to MVTASMVKELREKTGAGMMDCKRALSETDGDVEKAIELLREKGLAAAAKKSGRIAAEGIVCTYISEDMKVGAVVEVNCETDFVAINNEFVTLANNTAKQAAQTNSTTIEEFTSEKCMSDETITINDAVTALIAKLGENMSVRRFQKFSIENGVVQSYVHGGGRIGVLVELSCEKQDDVLITIAKDVAMQIAAASPLFLDNTCVDKDTLEKEKEIYRVQAINEGKPEKIVEKMVMGRVNKYFKEVCLLEQVWVKNADYTITKYLKEESKKLGAEIKVTRFERFERGEGIEKKEENFAEEVQRQVQGK
- the pyrH gene encoding UMP kinase; protein product: MEVAKYKRIMLKISGEALAGDTGFGIDFEFTNVIALQIKELVKLGVEIGIVVGAGNIWRGRSGDGMDRTTADYMGMMATCINALALQDSLENIGVNTRVQTAIEMKAVAEPFIRRKAMRHLEKGRVVIFAAGTGNPYFSTDTAAALRAAEIEAEVILLAKKVDGVYDKDPHIYDDAKKFDKLSYINVLEKGLQVMDSTATSLCMDNNIPILVFGLDKPENIKKAVLGEKIGTLVSDSAK
- the frr gene encoding ribosome recycling factor; the protein is MIKEIISIADEKMKKTIAVLKHELSSMKAGRANSAMLDRINVECYGSLVPLSQIANISAPEARVLLIQPWDKSSMKEIERAILKSDLGLNPSNDGISMRLIIPELTEETRKNLMKNIKKTGEEGKVAIRSIRRDANDKIKALKKNSEISEDEVKKTEDIIQKETDKFIKEVDKIIDTKEKQIMSV
- a CDS encoding isoprenyl transferase, which codes for MSNETNLDMTKIPKHIAIIMDGNGRWAKERNLPRALGHKAGVEAIRKIVKECDRLGVKYLTLYAFSTENWNRPVKEVDSLMKLLVEYLKKEVEELNVNDVVVNSIGNISKLPLICREELNNAYEKTKNNKGLILNLALNYGGRSEIVDAVKEISSDLINKKISKDQINEDLFSKYMYTSKMPDPDLIIRPSGELRLSNFLLWQGAYSELWFSDINWPDFHEKQLQSAIMDYQKRDRRFGKVK
- a CDS encoding phosphatidate cytidylyltransferase, which translates into the protein MNNRYIGALVLAPFIIFLFLGGVYLKYIVMVISLFGMYEFYKVSRKKHYKPIALIGYGLCIVYYLNMNKNFSQSFNIYILIATIFLLLCIPVVYTSYNFVDVALTLFGFLYVAVFFSFIVFIDNKAYGQYLVWIIFICSWGCDTLAYYSGRILGKGGKHKLCPKVSPNKTIEGSIGGLLGSTIGCMIYGYVISKYGVHIELYHYAIIGVLCGVFGQFGDLIASSIKRYVGAKDYSNLIPGHGGILDRFDSILFVSVVVFYYITFIIKI